One window from the genome of Candidatus Bathyarchaeota archaeon encodes:
- a CDS encoding DUF367 family protein — protein MHRKGVRIVVYHAKQCDPRKCSALKLKRHNLVLVVHQTRELPRGAAILNPFSKRAFSPSDRQRIERKGLVALDLSWKHADDVAKFLSLRGASRCLPYLIAANPVNYGKPTKLSTVEALAAALFIASFREKAEKLLSVFKWGHTFISLNEELLETYAQARDSAEVIELQKQFMY, from the coding sequence GTGCACCGTAAAGGCGTTAGAATAGTTGTTTATCATGCTAAGCAGTGTGATCCGCGGAAATGTTCGGCGCTCAAGCTGAAACGCCATAATCTTGTTTTGGTCGTCCATCAGACACGAGAGTTACCTAGAGGAGCGGCGATTCTGAATCCGTTTTCCAAGAGGGCGTTTTCTCCAAGTGACCGTCAACGAATTGAAAGGAAGGGGCTTGTGGCTTTGGATTTGAGCTGGAAGCATGCTGATGACGTTGCGAAGTTTCTTAGCCTTCGTGGGGCGTCACGGTGCCTGCCGTACTTGATTGCTGCAAATCCTGTTAATTATGGGAAACCAACTAAGCTTAGCACCGTTGAAGCATTAGCCGCAGCACTTTTCATTGCAAGCTTTAGGGAGAAAGCGGAGAAGCTGCTTTCGGTTTTTAAGTGGGGGCATACGTTCATCAGTCTCAATGAAGAGCTGTTGGAAACCTACGCGCAAGCTCGCGATAGTGCGGAAGTTATTGAGCTACAGAAACAGTTTATGTACTAG
- a CDS encoding class I SAM-dependent methyltransferase: MSEKEKVTQLLLQVELNIEAGNRKEAEKGLFQALRIAEKIHDEMLASKVLSLLRKIGLFLVNTQYIELSPLETEGFILDIGGGGEGIIGELNGRQVIAIDTSERELAETHNEALKVVMDATDLRFLPKSFDVCTAFFSLMYIPKSKHSTVFRETHRVLRDNGRFLVWDVRIPMAEEECNQFIAPLKIQLPNEVVETGYGVKWQVQDIEYFKQLVQQTKFRVLNEWSKGEIFHLEMRKET, translated from the coding sequence GTGAGTGAGAAAGAGAAGGTCACCCAACTACTACTGCAAGTAGAGTTGAACATTGAGGCAGGAAATCGGAAGGAAGCAGAAAAGGGTTTATTTCAAGCCTTGAGGATAGCAGAGAAGATTCATGATGAAATGCTGGCAAGCAAAGTCTTGAGTCTGTTAAGGAAGATTGGACTATTTCTGGTTAACACTCAATATATTGAGCTTAGTCCCTTGGAGACTGAGGGCTTCATCTTAGACATTGGAGGTGGAGGAGAAGGGATAATTGGTGAGTTGAATGGTAGGCAAGTGATTGCTATAGATACAAGCGAAAGGGAACTAGCAGAAACTCATAATGAAGCTTTGAAGGTTGTGATGGATGCAACAGACTTGAGATTCCTTCCAAAATCCTTTGATGTTTGTACAGCTTTCTTCTCTCTAATGTATATCCCAAAGAGCAAACATTCAACGGTCTTTAGAGAAACCCATAGAGTTCTAAGAGATAATGGAAGATTCCTTGTATGGGATGTCAGAATCCCAATGGCAGAAGAAGAATGCAACCAGTTCATTGCTCCTTTGAAAATCCAATTGCCTAACGAAGTAGTAGAAACTGGATATGGAGTTAAATGGCAGGTTCAGGATATCGAGTACTTCAAGCAACTGGTACAACAGACAAAGTTCAGAGTCTTGAATGAATGGAGTAAAGGTGAGATATTCCATCTAGAAATGCGGAAAGAAACATAA
- a CDS encoding cupin domain-containing protein, which produces MRHDFPNIITSMPEADIKFDGVKGWIAQGDNHQIVFLEIKSSAEVSEHSHNAQWGIVVEGEMELTIEGKTKVYGKGDEYFIPSQAKHSAKFLTRCRIIDFFSEKARFKPKPVS; this is translated from the coding sequence TTGAGACATGATTTTCCTAATATCATAACTAGCATGCCAGAGGCTGACATAAAATTTGATGGTGTCAAAGGGTGGATAGCTCAAGGTGATAATCACCAAATAGTATTCCTAGAAATTAAGTCATCAGCAGAAGTTTCAGAGCACAGCCATAATGCTCAGTGGGGGATTGTTGTGGAGGGAGAGATGGAACTAACCATCGAGGGTAAAACCAAGGTCTATGGAAAGGGTGATGAATACTTCATTCCATCTCAAGCAAAACATTCTGCAAAGTTCCTAACCAGATGTAGAATAATTGACTTCTTCAGTGAAAAAGCAAGATTCAAACCTAAACCAGTTTCTTGA
- a CDS encoding NUDIX pyrophosphatase, producing MRLPIQVQGILFRKINEEIQYLLFKRIPDVGGFWQPVTGGLEEGETRVEALEREVREETGIKNIVRIMKDIHYHEFWDFFKREGCQHLFKEYVFGVEVSSNEKIVISREHSEYRWCGFKEALKLLKWKGNKEALKKLDEILNEQN from the coding sequence ATGAGATTGCCTATTCAAGTTCAAGGGATCTTGTTTAGAAAGATTAACGAGGAAATACAGTATCTGCTTTTTAAGAGAATTCCAGATGTAGGAGGATTCTGGCAACCTGTGACTGGAGGGTTGGAGGAAGGGGAAACCAGAGTGGAAGCTTTAGAAAGAGAAGTGAGAGAAGAAACTGGGATTAAGAACATTGTAAGAATTATGAAAGATATTCACTATCACGAGTTTTGGGATTTCTTCAAACGAGAAGGTTGCCAACATCTGTTTAAAGAATATGTATTCGGTGTAGAGGTTTCTTCAAACGAGAAGATTGTAATCAGTAGAGAACATTCTGAATATAGATGGTGTGGTTTCAAGGAAGCTCTCAAGTTGTTGAAATGGAAGGGAAACAAAGAAGCATTAAAAAAACTAGATGAAATTCTTAATGAACAGAACTGA
- a CDS encoding flavodoxin domain-containing protein, with protein MKVLVAYYSETGNTEKVARAISEEASKDHEAYLEKIEDVTADALNNYDLVFLGSACHSTDLAAPVKRILNAIPHSPKFKLAGFFTHATSSGGFNRWASKCILSFQETSKEKRIDFKGYYNCQGAPSPPIQEFIKREIITSAAEWEGYFEEVMNHPTTEDLHKAREFARDILSQLD; from the coding sequence ATGAAAGTGTTGGTTGCTTATTATAGTGAAACTGGCAATACTGAGAAGGTTGCTAGAGCTATTTCTGAAGAGGCTTCAAAAGATCATGAAGCCTATCTGGAAAAGATTGAGGATGTCACAGCTGATGCTTTAAACAATTATGATCTAGTTTTTTTGGGTTCTGCTTGTCATTCTACGGACTTGGCTGCTCCGGTAAAAAGAATCTTGAATGCTATTCCACATTCACCTAAGTTTAAGCTTGCAGGATTCTTTACTCATGCAACCTCCTCAGGAGGTTTCAATAGATGGGCATCTAAGTGCATATTATCTTTTCAAGAAACAAGCAAAGAAAAGAGAATTGACTTCAAGGGTTATTACAATTGCCAAGGTGCACCCTCTCCTCCAATACAAGAATTCATAAAGAGAGAGATAATCACATCTGCTGCTGAGTGGGAAGGATATTTTGAGGAAGTGATGAACCATCCAACAACTGAAGACTTGCATAAAGCAAGAGAATTTGCCAGAGATATATTATCACAGCTTGATTAG
- a CDS encoding GNAT family N-acetyltransferase yields the protein MNLRKAGKDDVSLVVEWWCNPQYMGNFQDIMTISKAKMEKVMLEDTIFFIIEKKDGTKIGHIGCFMGGRTSLEIGYALVPSERGKSYGTEAIQMIVDYLFLKKDSVRIQAPAATENIASQKALEKAGFSREGLMRKSGYAKGEYIDQYLYSILREEWKEPKILPKLQ from the coding sequence GTGAATCTGAGAAAGGCTGGGAAAGATGATGTTTCCTTAGTTGTGGAATGGTGGTGTAATCCACAATACATGGGTAATTTCCAAGATATAATGACGATTTCCAAAGCAAAAATGGAAAAAGTCATGCTTGAAGACACAATCTTCTTCATCATTGAGAAGAAGGATGGGACAAAGATTGGACACATTGGTTGCTTCATGGGTGGTAGAACAAGTTTGGAAATAGGTTATGCCTTAGTTCCAAGTGAAAGAGGAAAAAGCTATGGAACAGAAGCTATCCAGATGATAGTGGATTATCTATTCCTCAAGAAGGATTCTGTTAGAATTCAAGCACCAGCAGCAACTGAAAACATAGCTTCTCAAAAGGCATTAGAGAAAGCTGGCTTTTCAAGGGAAGGATTAATGAGGAAATCAGGATACGCTAAAGGAGAGTACATAGACCAGTACCTCTACAGCATTCTCAGGGAGGAATGGAAGGAACCTAAGATATTACCGAAATTACAGTGA
- a CDS encoding GNAT family N-acetyltransferase yields the protein MRFVVGCDLEEFKGYWRRNGYDGDLKHLLNTVIRDPSQLIVWRENGKIVGHGVWHETNTEEHREGDPRNKEDREVLEKLLGGKKDFVELHEIWLMKEYRGKGYGKRFFDFFEQYVKDRGYDLVVYYADHPAAVAICRKRGYKEDYVKSMGECVFYCPLIELHV from the coding sequence ATGAGATTTGTAGTGGGTTGTGATTTGGAGGAGTTCAAGGGGTATTGGAGAAGAAATGGGTATGATGGAGACCTTAAGCACTTGCTGAATACAGTCATTAGGGATCCATCTCAGCTTATTGTTTGGAGAGAGAATGGAAAAATTGTAGGTCATGGAGTCTGGCATGAGACTAATACTGAGGAACATAGAGAAGGGGATCCTAGGAATAAAGAAGATAGAGAAGTGTTAGAAAAGCTTCTTGGTGGTAAGAAGGATTTTGTTGAGCTTCACGAAATCTGGCTTATGAAAGAATACAGAGGAAAAGGCTATGGTAAGAGATTTTTCGATTTCTTTGAACAATATGTTAAGGACAGAGGCTATGACTTAGTTGTGTATTATGCAGATCATCCTGCTGCCGTAGCCATATGCAGAAAGAGAGGATACAAAGAAGACTATGTGAAAAGCATGGGAGAATGTGTCTTCTACTGCCCACTAATAGAATTGCATGTTTAG
- a CDS encoding DUF3795 domain-containing protein — protein sequence MVSYALVGRCGLYCGSCMIYRAYKESGKLRKLIAERANCRPEDIRCEGCQTVLTEGWDVEGQQWGKNCKIVRCLEAKGLKFCYECGTFTDCDKFREIYDSELRHGENLIENLKRIKVGEVKEWLEEEEKKWVCQKCGNPISDYEECHWCGAKLRR from the coding sequence ATGGTAAGTTATGCTTTGGTTGGGAGATGTGGGCTCTATTGTGGCTCTTGCATGATTTATAGAGCATACAAAGAGTCTGGGAAGTTAAGGAAACTCATTGCTGAAAGAGCAAATTGTAGACCGGAAGATATTAGATGTGAAGGTTGTCAAACAGTCTTAACTGAAGGGTGGGATGTTGAAGGTCAACAGTGGGGCAAAAACTGCAAGATAGTCAGATGCCTTGAAGCGAAGGGATTGAAATTCTGTTATGAATGTGGAACCTTTACAGACTGTGATAAATTCAGAGAAATCTATGACTCAGAACTGAGACATGGTGAGAACCTGATCGAAAATTTAAAGAGAATTAAGGTAGGTGAAGTTAAGGAATGGCTCGAAGAAGAGGAGAAGAAATGGGTATGCCAGAAGTGTGGAAACCCAATATCTGATTATGAAGAATGCCATTGGTGTGGAGCAAAACTGCGTAGATAA